From the genome of Deinococcus sp. JMULE3, one region includes:
- a CDS encoding metallophosphoesterase: MRLAILGDVHGNAFALRAVLDDIRAASPDQVLNLGDTVWGCADPGSAWALQQEFAPPSVRGNTDERVAGLRDGKETMRAWVRAQLPADVPATLAALPTHLDTVGGEVRVAHGSPRSPWEDLMLTETPGGHTRPARFRELRERLDGFSFDTGGRVCVVGHTHREMLTVVDGLTVVNAGPVSRQKDGLPLARWVQLTRRAGHWTAEFRRVPYDTQAAATWARAHGPAGAGDHDARWLTAGREP; encoded by the coding sequence ATGCGCCTCGCCATCCTGGGCGACGTGCACGGCAACGCCTTCGCGCTGCGCGCCGTGCTGGACGATATCCGCGCCGCGAGTCCCGATCAGGTGCTGAACCTGGGCGACACCGTCTGGGGCTGCGCCGACCCAGGCAGCGCCTGGGCACTGCAACAGGAGTTCGCCCCGCCCAGCGTGCGCGGCAACACCGACGAACGCGTCGCGGGCCTGCGAGACGGCAAGGAAACGATGCGTGCCTGGGTCCGCGCCCAGCTCCCGGCGGACGTCCCCGCGACCCTCGCGGCCCTGCCCACCCACCTCGACACGGTGGGCGGCGAGGTCCGCGTCGCGCACGGCAGCCCCCGCAGTCCCTGGGAGGACCTGATGCTCACCGAGACCCCGGGCGGACACACCCGCCCCGCCCGGTTCCGGGAACTGCGCGAGCGACTTGACGGCTTCAGCTTCGACACGGGGGGCCGAGTGTGCGTCGTCGGGCACACCCACCGCGAGATGCTGACGGTCGTGGACGGCCTGACCGTCGTGAACGCCGGACCGGTCTCCCGGCAGAAGGATGGGCTGCCGCTGGCCCGCTGGGTGCAGCTCACCCGCCGCGCCGGACACTGGACCGCCGAGTTCCGCCGCGTGCCCTACGACACGCAGGCGGCCGCCACGTGGGCCCGCGCACACGGCCCGGCCGGTGCGGGCGACCATGACGCACGGTGGCTGACCGCCGGCCGCGAACCCTGA
- a CDS encoding BMP family protein, with protein sequence MKKILTLALAMTATAASAQALRVGLAYDAGGKFDKSFNQSAYEGSQRAKKNLGIETKDFEPSDPSQTVQGIRQFAQDGFDLTVGVGFANNASISQVAKENPDLFFGLVDDVSPEKNVASLVFQEEQGSYLVGYLAGMNSSTGVVGFVGGMDIPLIHKFEAGFAAGAKAANAKIKVIAQYVGTTPDAWNNPAKAKEIAGSMRAKGADIIFAAAGGSGNGVIDYIKQTQCLKAGNLPAGVKFNTNNFAKVPKSAAYQKACAGNTRPMFFIGVDSNQNYLGDFDKNPATMNHGLTSMLKRVDNAVYALIQDVKNNKFKGGERRFGLKDAGVGYSVDQYNKALISSAQVAKVEAVKAKIISGAIKVPTK encoded by the coding sequence ATGAAGAAGATCCTGACCCTGGCCCTCGCCATGACCGCCACCGCCGCCTCCGCCCAGGCCCTCCGCGTCGGCCTCGCCTATGACGCCGGCGGCAAGTTCGACAAGAGCTTCAACCAGAGCGCCTACGAAGGCAGCCAGCGCGCCAAGAAGAACCTCGGCATCGAAACCAAGGACTTCGAACCCAGCGACCCCAGCCAGACCGTGCAGGGCATCCGCCAGTTCGCGCAGGACGGCTTCGACCTGACCGTCGGCGTCGGCTTCGCCAACAACGCCAGCATCAGCCAGGTCGCCAAGGAAAACCCCGACCTGTTCTTCGGCCTCGTTGACGACGTCTCCCCCGAGAAGAACGTCGCCAGCCTCGTCTTCCAGGAAGAGCAGGGCAGCTACCTCGTCGGCTACCTCGCAGGCATGAACAGCTCCACCGGCGTCGTCGGCTTCGTCGGCGGCATGGACATCCCCCTGATCCACAAGTTCGAGGCCGGCTTCGCCGCAGGCGCCAAGGCCGCCAACGCCAAGATCAAGGTCATCGCCCAGTACGTCGGCACCACCCCCGACGCCTGGAACAACCCCGCCAAGGCCAAGGAAATCGCGGGCAGCATGCGCGCCAAGGGTGCGGACATCATCTTCGCCGCCGCCGGCGGCTCCGGCAACGGCGTCATCGACTACATCAAGCAGACCCAGTGCCTCAAGGCCGGCAACCTGCCCGCCGGCGTGAAGTTCAACACCAACAACTTCGCCAAGGTCCCCAAGAGCGCCGCGTACCAGAAGGCCTGCGCCGGTAACACCCGCCCCATGTTCTTCATCGGCGTGGACAGCAACCAGAACTACCTCGGCGACTTCGACAAGAACCCCGCCACCATGAACCACGGCCTGACCAGCATGCTCAAGCGCGTCGACAACGCCGTGTACGCCCTGATCCAGGACGTCAAGAACAACAAGTTCAAGGGCGGCGAGCGTCGCTTCGGCCTGAAGGACGCGGGCGTCGGGTACTCCGTCGACCAGTACAACAAGGCCCTGATCAGCAGCGCCCAGGTCGCCAAGGTCGAAGCCGTCAAGGCCAAGATCATCAGCGGCGCCATCAAGGTCCCCACCAAGTAA
- a CDS encoding RNA polymerase sigma factor, whose translation MTAPLHPELPDEALIRAMADGTEDALRELHRRYARLLYSLGHRMLKQTDDVESCVQDAFMNAWRHAPRFDPTRASAKTWLVSIAHHRFLQELRDRPDTPLEIEDWDAPTAAPDSDAQIMAQGAVQALDDTQRHLVELAYYRGYSHSELAILTGLPVGTVKSRLRAAIDRMRTHLGIQP comes from the coding sequence ATGACTGCCCCCCTTCACCCTGAACTGCCGGACGAGGCGCTGATCCGCGCCATGGCCGACGGTACCGAAGACGCCCTGCGGGAGCTGCACCGCCGCTACGCCCGGCTGCTGTACAGCCTCGGCCACCGCATGCTCAAGCAGACCGACGACGTGGAAAGCTGCGTGCAGGACGCCTTCATGAACGCCTGGCGGCACGCCCCCCGCTTCGACCCCACGCGGGCGAGCGCCAAGACGTGGCTGGTCAGCATCGCCCACCACCGCTTCCTGCAGGAACTCCGCGACCGCCCCGACACACCCCTGGAAATCGAGGACTGGGACGCTCCCACCGCCGCGCCCGACAGCGACGCGCAGATCATGGCCCAGGGCGCCGTACAGGCCCTCGACGACACGCAGCGCCACCTCGTGGAACTCGCGTACTACCGGGGGTACTCGCACAGCGAACTCGCCATCCTGACCGGACTGCCGGTCGGTACCGTAAAATCCCGATTGCGCGCCGCGATCGACCGCATGCGCACCCACCTCGGAATCCAGCCATGA
- a CDS encoding Asp23/Gls24 family envelope stress response protein: MATPEVEISKSVLMDIAATTLDGIEGTEVATTPLKVGEVLRTQTPGRKPRALKVTREGQDVTVDVGLNIEFGRSLTGTAEKVQQAVRENIELMTGLRVRAVNVTVQNVCVPKGGQA, translated from the coding sequence ATGGCAACACCCGAAGTCGAGATCAGCAAGAGCGTCCTGATGGACATCGCCGCCACCACCCTGGACGGCATCGAGGGCACCGAGGTCGCCACCACGCCCCTGAAGGTCGGCGAGGTGCTGCGCACCCAGACGCCCGGCCGCAAACCCCGCGCCCTGAAAGTCACTCGCGAAGGGCAGGACGTCACCGTTGACGTCGGCCTGAACATCGAATTCGGCCGCAGCCTGACCGGCACCGCCGAGAAGGTCCAGCAGGCCGTGCGCGAGAACATCGAACTCATGACCGGCCTGCGCGTGCGCGCCGTGAACGTCACCGTGCAGAACGTCTGCGTGCCCAAGGGCGGTCAGGCGTGA
- a CDS encoding aldo/keto reductase gives MTPTTPLPTRHLRDLTVSALGLGCMGMSAFYGPTDRAQNLGTLNRALDLGVTFYDTADMYGPHTNEELLGDWLQGKRDRVVLATKFGIQIAPDSPGGRRINGRPEYVRQAIEGSLKRLRTDHVDLYYLHRVDPDTPIEDTVGAMGQLVQEGLVRAIGLSEVSPDTLRRANAVHPISAVQSEYSLWTRDPEQGVLAACRELGVGFVPYSPLGRGFLTGEIRSPDDLADDDFRKHNPRFQGENFQKNLDLVREVQAMAAQKNCTPSQLALAWVLAQGNDLVPIPGTRRVKYLEDNLGALDVHLTPDDLARIDAAFPPGAAQGTRYPEASMGSVNR, from the coding sequence ATGACCCCCACCACCCCGCTGCCCACCCGACACCTGCGCGACCTGACCGTCTCGGCCCTCGGCCTGGGCTGCATGGGCATGAGTGCCTTCTACGGCCCCACCGACCGCGCGCAGAACTTAGGCACCCTGAACCGCGCGCTGGACCTGGGCGTCACGTTCTACGACACCGCCGATATGTACGGCCCGCACACCAACGAGGAACTCCTCGGTGACTGGCTGCAGGGAAAACGTGACCGCGTGGTCCTCGCCACGAAGTTCGGCATCCAGATCGCCCCGGACTCGCCCGGCGGTCGGCGCATCAACGGGCGGCCCGAGTACGTCCGGCAGGCCATCGAGGGCAGCCTGAAGCGCCTGCGGACCGATCACGTGGACCTGTACTACCTGCACCGCGTGGACCCCGACACGCCCATCGAGGACACCGTCGGCGCGATGGGCCAGCTGGTGCAGGAGGGCCTCGTGCGCGCCATCGGCCTGAGCGAGGTCAGCCCGGACACCCTGCGCCGCGCGAACGCCGTGCACCCCATCAGTGCCGTGCAGAGCGAGTACTCCCTGTGGACCCGCGACCCGGAACAGGGCGTCCTGGCCGCCTGCCGCGAGCTGGGCGTGGGCTTCGTGCCGTACAGCCCCCTTGGGCGCGGCTTCCTGACCGGCGAGATCCGTAGCCCGGACGACCTGGCCGACGACGACTTCCGCAAGCACAACCCCCGCTTCCAGGGCGAGAACTTCCAGAAGAACCTCGACCTTGTGCGCGAGGTGCAGGCCATGGCCGCGCAGAAGAACTGCACGCCGTCGCAACTGGCCCTCGCCTGGGTGCTCGCGCAGGGGAACGATCTCGTGCCCATCCCCGGCACGCGGCGCGTGAAGTATCTGGAGGACAACCTGGGTGCGCTGGACGTTCACCTCACGCCGGACGACCTGGCCCGCATCGACGCGGCGTTCCCGCCCGGCGCGGCGCAGGGCACCCGCTACCCCGAAGCCTCGATGGGCAGCGTGAACCGCTGA
- the nusB gene encoding transcription antitermination factor NusB codes for MTRRREKAAAPVGTRRAAREFAFRVLFEADRGNLPMQSVFTRAEGSMRGGDDTYPTLSEEALTFAQELVQGISAARPDVDATLRRTIRGWSFDQMAQTDLNVLRLATFEMMYTPEPHPPVIESAVRIARKFGGDDSGRFVNGVLAGLSRSLNEKPARREEPQE; via the coding sequence GTGACCCGCCGCCGCGAGAAGGCCGCCGCGCCCGTCGGCACCCGCCGCGCCGCGCGTGAATTCGCGTTCCGCGTGCTGTTCGAAGCCGACCGGGGCAACCTCCCCATGCAGAGCGTCTTCACCCGCGCCGAGGGCAGCATGCGCGGCGGGGACGACACCTACCCCACCCTCAGCGAGGAGGCCCTGACCTTCGCGCAGGAACTCGTGCAGGGCATCAGCGCCGCCCGCCCCGACGTGGACGCCACGCTGCGCCGCACCATCCGCGGCTGGAGCTTCGACCAGATGGCCCAGACCGACCTGAACGTCCTGCGCCTGGCGACCTTCGAGATGATGTACACCCCCGAACCCCACCCGCCCGTCATCGAGAGCGCCGTGCGCATCGCCCGCAAGTTCGGCGGGGACGACTCCGGCCGCTTCGTGAACGGCGTCCTGGCAGGCCTGAGCCGCAGCCTGAACGAGAAGCCCGCCCGCCGCGAGGAGCCGCAGGAGTGA
- the folD gene encoding bifunctional methylenetetrahydrofolate dehydrogenase/methenyltetrahydrofolate cyclohydrolase FolD, whose amino-acid sequence MTQGTAQVLGGPPAAAALLDEARRRAARLPHPPHLALVRVGEDPASASYVRGKAKKAAEVGLSSHVHALPEDTTQADLLTLIGTLNADPAVSGILVQLPLPAHLDPAPVLLAVNPAKDVDGLHPANTGALWNDHAGLRPCTPAGIMALLAHHGVTVRGQHAVIVGRSALVGRPVAGLLLNADATVTVAHRATPDLGAVTRGADILIVAAGQAHLITPDMVRPGATVVDVGINRVPTEDGRGRLTGDVHPDVAQVAGALTPVPGGVGPMTVAQLLMNTVMAAERQHALPTHEVTGEFVR is encoded by the coding sequence GTGACCCAGGGGACCGCGCAGGTCCTCGGCGGACCGCCCGCCGCCGCCGCCCTGCTGGACGAGGCCCGCCGCCGCGCCGCGCGCCTGCCCCACCCCCCCCACCTCGCCCTGGTGCGGGTCGGGGAGGACCCCGCCAGCGCCTCCTACGTGCGTGGCAAGGCGAAGAAGGCCGCAGAGGTCGGGCTGAGCAGCCACGTGCACGCCCTGCCGGAGGACACCACCCAGGCCGACCTGCTGACCCTGATCGGCACGCTGAACGCCGATCCGGCCGTCAGCGGCATCCTCGTGCAACTGCCCCTCCCGGCCCACCTGGACCCCGCCCCCGTCCTGCTGGCCGTGAACCCCGCCAAGGACGTGGACGGCCTGCACCCGGCGAACACCGGCGCGCTCTGGAACGACCACGCGGGCCTGCGCCCCTGCACCCCCGCCGGAATCATGGCGCTGCTCGCGCACCACGGCGTGACCGTGCGCGGACAGCACGCCGTGATCGTGGGCCGCAGCGCCCTGGTGGGCCGCCCCGTCGCGGGCCTGCTGCTGAACGCCGACGCCACCGTGACCGTCGCCCACCGCGCCACGCCCGACCTGGGCGCCGTCACCCGAGGGGCCGACATCCTGATCGTCGCCGCCGGGCAAGCCCACCTGATCACGCCGGACATGGTCCGCCCCGGCGCGACCGTCGTGGACGTCGGCATCAACCGCGTCCCCACCGAGGACGGCAGGGGCCGCCTGACCGGCGATGTCCACCCGGACGTCGCGCAGGTCGCGGGCGCCCTGACGCCCGTCCCCGGCGGCGTCGGCCCCATGACCGTCGCCCAGCTCCTGATGAACACCGTCATGGCCGCCGAACGCCAGCACGCCCTGCCCACACACGAGGTCACCGGTGAATTCGTTCGCTGA
- the tatA gene encoding twin-arginine translocase TatA/TatE family subunit, with translation MPNIGPAELLVVLLVALVVFGPRKLPELGKSLGNGLREFRRSTQGLRDDLNLTATPATQPAPVTQPAAHLPAAHHAAAHAVTAAPAPAVQAAIVAAPTTEGAAPRI, from the coding sequence ATGCCCAACATCGGACCCGCTGAACTGCTCGTCGTGCTGCTCGTCGCCCTGGTCGTCTTCGGCCCCCGTAAACTCCCGGAACTCGGCAAGAGCCTCGGCAACGGCCTGCGCGAATTCCGCAGGAGCACCCAGGGGCTGCGCGACGACCTGAACCTCACGGCCACTCCAGCCACGCAACCCGCCCCAGTCACCCAGCCCGCCGCGCACCTGCCTGCCGCACATCACGCTGCCGCGCACGCCGTGACGGCCGCCCCGGCACCTGCCGTCCAGGCCGCCATCGTCGCGGCACCCACCACTGAGGGCGCTGCCCCCCGCATCTGA
- the rpsP gene encoding 30S ribosomal protein S16, which produces MVKIRLSRFGSTHNPHYRIVVADARRPRDGGYIENLGHYDPRKTTENYLKVNVERAQYWLANGAQPTQTARRLLKSQGVKVA; this is translated from the coding sequence ATGGTCAAGATTCGCCTGTCCCGCTTCGGTTCCACCCATAACCCCCACTACCGCATCGTCGTTGCCGACGCGCGCCGTCCCCGTGACGGTGGGTACATCGAGAACCTGGGCCACTACGACCCCCGCAAGACCACCGAGAACTACCTCAAGGTGAACGTCGAGCGCGCGCAGTACTGGCTCGCCAACGGCGCTCAGCCCACCCAGACCGCCCGCCGCCTGCTGAAGAGCCAGGGCGTCAAGGTCGCCTGA
- a CDS encoding divergent PAP2 family protein, whose translation MNSFADLLSNRWLWVAVLSSTAAQLLKVFLILLIERRWRPAAFMETGGMPSSHSAMVAALTTGVGITEGLGSPLFAASAVFALIVMYDATGVRHSSGQQARLLNELVEELRAVVREGFAPNPVRVLLGHTYLEVLIGTLLGITAGFIAFSR comes from the coding sequence GTGAATTCGTTCGCTGACCTGCTGAGCAACCGCTGGCTGTGGGTGGCCGTCCTGAGCAGCACCGCCGCGCAGCTGCTGAAAGTCTTCCTGATCCTGCTGATCGAACGCCGCTGGCGACCCGCCGCGTTCATGGAGACCGGCGGCATGCCCAGCAGCCACTCCGCGATGGTCGCCGCGCTGACCACCGGCGTCGGCATCACCGAAGGGCTCGGCAGCCCCCTGTTCGCCGCGAGCGCCGTGTTCGCCCTGATCGTCATGTACGACGCCACCGGCGTCCGGCACAGCAGCGGCCAGCAGGCCCGCCTACTGAACGAACTCGTCGAGGAACTCCGCGCGGTGGTCCGCGAGGGCTTCGCCCCGAACCCCGTCCGCGTCCTGCTGGGCCACACCTACCTGGAAGTGCTGATCGGCACACTCCTCGGCATCACCGCCGGGTTCATCGCCTTCAGCCGCTGA
- the ligA gene encoding NAD-dependent DNA ligase LigA — MTLPDFDRYLALRAEVAAHNRAYYEQDAPSIPDDAYDALARELRALEAAHPDWAAQVGTDSPAQTVGGAPGAAFQPMDHPTPMTSLDNAFDDAELRDWQEKLARALGLPAEQDDFTFTGELKIDGLSVNLYYLNGELQWAATRGNGVTGEIVTAQVLTVPGIPTTLLGLSGELEVRGEVYMSRADFAAFNAQAEELGTPLLKNPRNGAAGALRQKDPEVTRSRNLRAIFYALGKRDGVPARTQAEVLAWLREQGFPTSAHSEELRGLDAAADYHARMTAARSTFEFDADGTVLKLNDLRAQEEAGFTSRAPRWAIAYKFPVEEVETTLEAITVNVGRTGKLAPLAHLAPRLIEGSTVSRATLHNEDFIRDLDLQIGDTVVVRKSGGVIPQIMRVLTEKRPEGARPFEFPTHCPECGHEVTRAEGDANTYCPNPACPSQAFERIRYFVARGAMDVRGIGEKLVAQLIETGLVRDAADLYALSAEQLGSLDRSGEKKAQNILSQLDASRGKPLWRLVNALGMNHVGERNAQALARAFGTLDALLAATPEQIENVPGLGGVIAQSVTASLADPSMRDLIARLRDHGVNPQEEQVTRGDQLQGLNFVITGTLGRPRDAIKAQLEQAGGRVTGSVTKKTSFLIAGEEAGSKLARAQELGVTVLDEAALDDLLAARGVTN, encoded by the coding sequence ATGACGCTGCCCGACTTCGACCGCTATCTGGCCCTGCGGGCCGAGGTGGCCGCCCACAACCGCGCGTACTACGAGCAGGACGCGCCCAGCATCCCGGACGACGCGTACGACGCCCTGGCGCGCGAACTGCGTGCCCTGGAGGCCGCGCACCCCGACTGGGCCGCGCAGGTCGGAACGGACAGCCCGGCGCAGACGGTCGGCGGCGCGCCCGGCGCGGCCTTCCAGCCGATGGATCACCCCACGCCGATGACCAGCCTGGACAACGCGTTCGACGACGCGGAACTGCGCGATTGGCAGGAGAAACTGGCCCGTGCGCTGGGCCTCCCGGCCGAGCAGGACGACTTCACGTTCACCGGGGAGCTGAAGATCGACGGCCTGAGCGTGAACCTCTATTACCTGAACGGCGAGCTGCAGTGGGCGGCGACGCGCGGGAACGGCGTGACCGGCGAGATCGTCACCGCGCAGGTCCTGACCGTGCCGGGCATCCCCACCACGCTGCTGGGCCTGAGCGGGGAACTGGAGGTGCGCGGCGAGGTGTACATGAGCCGCGCGGACTTCGCGGCGTTCAACGCGCAGGCCGAGGAACTCGGCACGCCGCTGCTGAAGAATCCCCGCAACGGCGCGGCGGGCGCGCTGCGCCAGAAGGACCCGGAGGTGACCCGCAGCCGCAACCTCCGGGCAATCTTCTACGCGCTGGGCAAACGGGACGGCGTGCCCGCCCGCACCCAGGCGGAGGTGCTGGCGTGGCTGCGCGAGCAGGGCTTCCCGACCAGCGCGCACAGCGAGGAACTGCGCGGGCTGGACGCCGCCGCCGACTACCACGCCCGCATGACCGCCGCGCGCAGCACCTTCGAGTTCGACGCGGACGGGACCGTCCTGAAACTGAACGACCTGCGCGCGCAGGAGGAGGCGGGCTTCACCAGCCGCGCGCCCCGGTGGGCCATCGCGTACAAGTTCCCGGTCGAGGAGGTCGAGACGACCCTGGAGGCCATCACGGTGAACGTGGGCCGCACCGGGAAGCTCGCGCCGCTGGCGCACCTCGCGCCGCGCCTGATTGAGGGGAGCACCGTCAGCCGCGCGACCCTGCACAACGAGGACTTCATCCGTGACCTGGACCTGCAGATCGGGGACACGGTCGTCGTGCGCAAGTCCGGTGGGGTGATCCCGCAGATCATGCGCGTCCTCACCGAGAAACGCCCGGAGGGTGCCCGGCCCTTCGAGTTCCCCACCCACTGTCCCGAGTGCGGTCATGAGGTCACGCGCGCCGAGGGTGACGCGAACACCTACTGCCCGAACCCTGCCTGCCCCTCGCAGGCGTTCGAGCGCATCCGGTACTTCGTGGCGCGCGGCGCGATGGACGTGCGCGGCATCGGCGAGAAACTGGTCGCGCAGCTCATCGAGACCGGACTCGTGCGCGACGCCGCCGACCTCTACGCCCTGAGTGCCGAGCAACTGGGTTCGCTGGACCGCAGCGGCGAGAAGAAGGCGCAGAACATCCTGTCCCAGCTGGACGCCAGCCGGGGTAAACCACTGTGGCGGCTCGTGAACGCGCTGGGCATGAACCACGTCGGGGAACGCAACGCCCAAGCGCTCGCCCGCGCCTTCGGCACGCTGGACGCCCTGCTCGCCGCGACGCCCGAGCAGATCGAGAACGTCCCCGGCCTGGGCGGCGTGATCGCCCAGAGCGTCACCGCGTCCCTCGCCGACCCCAGCATGCGGGACCTGATCGCCCGCCTGCGCGACCACGGCGTGAACCCGCAGGAGGAACAGGTCACGCGCGGCGACCAGTTACAGGGCCTGAACTTCGTGATCACCGGCACGCTGGGCCGCCCCCGCGACGCCATCAAGGCACAGCTCGAACAGGCCGGGGGGCGCGTCACGGGCAGCGTCACGAAGAAGACCAGCTTCCTGATCGCCGGGGAGGAAGCTGGCAGCAAACTGGCCCGCGCGCAGGAACTCGGCGTGACCGTGCTGGACGAGGCGGCCCTGGACGACCTGCTCGCTGCGCGCGGCGTGACCAACTGA
- a CDS encoding anti-sigma factor domain-containing protein translates to MISRDDILALALGQLTPADEQRVRAAIDADPALAREYRADLELLHDLPGTLPEVPVPDGAEDRLIARLHRETGQHPGATAQSSTTLPPANLPLYPDGPHAAPGGAATTTPRTRGQRTLNWRLMLLSVVAALTLGVIFLRPVTTPDLFSQYQNSPGAQSQPLTAGGQTLGELIRLPDGRAFLHLNALAPQGRVYQLWRIENGQPVSAGVFDGQGIVILRAQAGQTVAVSVEPTGGSEQPTSTPILIRQL, encoded by the coding sequence GTGATCAGCAGAGACGACATCCTGGCACTTGCCCTGGGACAGCTGACCCCAGCCGACGAGCAGCGCGTCCGGGCTGCCATCGACGCGGACCCAGCCCTGGCCCGCGAGTACCGCGCGGACCTCGAACTCCTGCACGACCTGCCCGGCACCCTGCCGGAAGTGCCCGTCCCGGACGGCGCCGAGGACCGCCTGATCGCCCGCCTGCACCGCGAGACCGGCCAGCACCCCGGCGCCACCGCGCAGTCCAGCACCACGCTGCCCCCCGCGAACCTCCCTCTGTACCCTGACGGACCCCACGCTGCGCCCGGCGGCGCGGCCACCACCACGCCCCGCACCCGCGGTCAGCGCACCCTGAACTGGCGCCTGATGCTCCTGAGCGTCGTCGCGGCCCTCACGCTCGGCGTGATCTTCCTGCGCCCGGTCACCACGCCCGACCTGTTCAGCCAGTACCAGAACAGCCCCGGCGCGCAGTCCCAGCCGCTCACCGCGGGCGGGCAGACCCTGGGCGAACTCATCCGCCTGCCCGACGGCCGCGCGTTCCTGCACCTGAACGCCCTGGCCCCACAGGGCCGCGTGTACCAGCTGTGGCGCATCGAGAACGGCCAGCCCGTCAGCGCCGGCGTGTTCGACGGGCAGGGCATCGTCATCCTCCGCGCCCAGGCCGGGCAGACCGTCGCCGTCAGCGTGGAACCCACCGGGGGCAGCGAGCAGCCCACCAGCACGCCCATCCTGATCCGGCAACTCTGA
- a CDS encoding RluA family pseudouridine synthase: MNDAAPSPALLNLTATHGRLDAVVSALSGASRSQVAGWIEAGHVQVGGVVVSKPSLKLRGGERLLVQVPPPPDATVAPEQVPLDVIFEDEHLIAVNKPAGMVTHPAPGVTTGTLVNALLGRMTLPEQSGFDGPDGYRPGIVHRLDRDTSGVIVVAKTVAAHARLAAAFKDRETRKAYLAIAAGGWVAQERVNVDAPIGRHPVQRQRMTVGGAQPREAQTLFTPLDTRPDGHGRTLSLVRAQPRTGRTHQIRVHLAHLGSPILGDGVYGRPSELIARHALHAQFLTIPHPVTGGALHLHAPVPDDILQAWVALGGALPAGLEQTP, from the coding sequence GTGAACGACGCCGCCCCCTCCCCTGCCCTTCTGAACCTGACGGCCACTCACGGCCGACTCGACGCCGTGGTGTCGGCCCTGAGTGGCGCGAGTCGCTCGCAGGTGGCGGGCTGGATCGAGGCGGGGCACGTGCAGGTGGGGGGTGTGGTCGTCAGCAAGCCCAGCCTGAAACTGCGCGGCGGCGAGAGGTTGCTCGTGCAGGTGCCGCCGCCACCGGACGCGACGGTGGCGCCCGAGCAGGTGCCGCTGGACGTGATCTTCGAGGACGAGCACCTGATCGCCGTGAACAAACCCGCCGGGATGGTCACGCACCCCGCACCAGGTGTCACGACGGGCACGCTCGTGAACGCCCTGCTGGGCCGCATGACGCTGCCCGAACAGTCGGGCTTCGACGGTCCGGACGGGTACCGGCCCGGCATCGTGCATCGGCTGGACCGGGACACGAGCGGCGTGATCGTCGTGGCGAAGACGGTCGCGGCGCACGCGCGACTGGCGGCGGCGTTCAAGGACCGCGAGACGCGCAAGGCGTACCTGGCGATCGCGGCGGGCGGGTGGGTGGCGCAGGAGCGGGTGAACGTGGACGCGCCCATCGGGCGGCACCCGGTGCAGCGGCAGCGGATGACGGTGGGCGGCGCGCAGCCGCGCGAGGCGCAGACGCTGTTCACGCCCCTGGATACCCGCCCGGACGGGCATGGGCGCACCCTTTCGCTTGTGCGGGCGCAGCCGCGCACGGGCCGCACGCATCAGATCCGGGTGCATCTGGCGCACCTGGGCAGCCCGATCCTGGGGGACGGCGTGTATGGCCGCCCGTCGGAGTTGATCGCCCGGCACGCGCTGCACGCGCAGTTCCTGACCATTCCGCACCCGGTGACCGGCGGGGCGCTGCACCTGCACGCGCCCGTCCCGGACGACATCCTGCAGGCATGGGTCGCGCTGGGCGGCGCGCTGCCTGCCGGGCTGGAACAGACGCCCTGA
- a CDS encoding MerR family transcriptional regulator — protein sequence MTEGSPLSIQDAAARLGVSPHTLRYYDREGLLDVPRASGGERRYSERELSLLRFLLHLRGTGMGMAGLRAYMALVREGEHTAPARRALLVRHEQEVEARLLSLQADLTAIRAKIARYDAHLNCDGTAAAPLQPVPRPAPREASA from the coding sequence ATGACCGAGGGTTCCCCACTCAGCATTCAGGACGCCGCCGCGCGACTGGGCGTCAGTCCGCACACCCTGCGCTACTACGACCGCGAGGGCCTGCTCGACGTGCCCCGCGCCTCGGGTGGCGAGCGCCGCTACAGCGAACGCGAACTGAGCCTGCTGCGGTTTCTGCTGCACCTGCGCGGCACCGGCATGGGCATGGCGGGCCTGCGCGCCTACATGGCCCTGGTGCGCGAGGGCGAGCACACCGCCCCCGCACGCCGCGCGCTGCTCGTGCGGCACGAACAGGAGGTCGAGGCCCGACTGCTGTCCCTGCAGGCCGACCTCACCGCCATCCGCGCCAAGATCGCCCGCTACGACGCACACCTGAACTGCGACGGCACGGCTGCCGCACCCCTCCAGCCCGTTCCACGTCCGGCCCCGCGCGAGGCCAGCGCTTGA